Proteins found in one Zea mays cultivar B73 chromosome 1, Zm-B73-REFERENCE-NAM-5.0, whole genome shotgun sequence genomic segment:
- the LOC100382679 gene encoding Outer envelope pore protein 24, chloroplastic-like has protein sequence MKATLKGRYEGDKATAATSLAAPAGDLRLKASATEAVFANGPSLRGLTLTLEKPGAFLVDLKPHNQDVRFQFMKSALVLDKRVSLTYTHSTSLAAPAPPSRTTLDCTATFDPANKVSLSHTLGSGGCRVKYTYAHGVERLTTIEPLFDTNKNAWEFAVTRKLAGGDAVKGTYAATTKLLGLEWSRDSIAGGSLKVATMFDLSDQPKAPKLIAESTWNYEI, from the exons ATGAAGGCCACGCTCAAGGGTCGCTACGAGGGCGACAAGGCCACGGCCGCCACCAGCCTCGCCGCCCCCGCCGGCGACCTCCGCCTCAAGGCCTCTGCCACCGAGGCCGTCTTCGCCAACGGGCCTTCCCTCCGGGGCCTCACCCTCACCCTCGAGAAGCCTGGAGCTTTCCTCGTCGACCTCAAGCCCCACAACCAG GATGTGCGCTTCCAGTTCATGAAATCCGCGCTCGTGCTCGACAAGCGCGTCAGCCTCACCTACACCCACTCCACCAGCCTTGCGGCGCCGGCGCCGCCCTCCCGCACCACGCTCGACTGCACTGCCACCTTCGACCCCGCCAACAAGGTCAGCCTCTCCCACACGCTCGGGTCCGGCGGCTGCCGCGTCAAGTACACCTACGCGCACGGGGTCGAGCGCCTCACCACCATCGAGCCCCTCTTCGACACCAACAAGAACGCCTGGGAGTTCGCCGTCACCAGGAAGTTAGCGGGAGGGGACGCCGTCAAGGGCACCTACGCCGCCACCACCAAGCTGCTCGGCCTCGAGTGGAGCAGGGACTCCATCGCCGGCGGTTCCTTGAAG GTCGCGACTATGTTTGATTTGTCGGACCAACCCAAAGCACCAAAGCTAATAGCAGAGAGCACATGGAATTACGAGATATGA